A part of Streptomyces sp. NBC_01497 genomic DNA contains:
- a CDS encoding NHL domain-containing protein: MPRGLAAGAVVVGLAVAGVSSIDASAKDAAPSVTAPQSFDLTGASYCSSGTGLAALGLDANLISNPGAEYATTRGALPGGAGTTAGSTVPDPDGVLLPDCWAVTSSIAGTDPANEIASAAAASYPGKTGSQDFYGGKSANDKAVAGTVTTASQTIDLGSLGDVAGKHVALSASLGGYADQDDATTLSAAWEDADGNAVTGGDSQDVVTSVGPVKAVDRGDFSSMIPRSGYGTVPAGAAKVVVTLTFTMGGAGNNDANADNLSLVIGDSAVAPAAQNVDETGTCPDPAPLSAGKNLLSNPGAEDFASVAYPYGSGGGVTDAGKASATVTVPDCWVSHGDLPSPDAIVESQAQKGPYPGLKGSRLFFGGTNSSATSAGNPGFVPARGFTNQVQGVTTTAAQTVDVSALNAGGGHTFELSGQLGGYSTQGDFTQVDAAFENAGGTVLGTSRIGPITEAERVAAADYLAAEGGTPADSGMLPTQALGTLPDGTAKVVITLSATAISTGGDSNGVADDLGFVVDPTASSAHGQSYDLTTGTHGTSPNCPDPVAPALDRNLVSNPGAEEYASDIWFGAPGDAAASVPDCWVSASGLPAPRAVAESYAQTPASYPPVRTSSRVFWGGHDPDNAVAGVATTETQPIDLGALGDVAGTSFKLSGLLGGYATQNDNAVVTATFQDTHGKTLTSASIGPVSANQRGSVSGLAPQAWYGTVPAGAAKAVLRITLTAVNSGADNNGEADDISLVIGDSTKPTGPILQTVPYDASAGGEVRIDPTTGLPLPPAGGLYRPAGVSASKGVVYASNSGDNVLAALADGQSTVIAGSLTASGEQGDGGAATDATLYQPAGTAVDAKGDIFIADSGDNVVREITPQGVIRRVAGTGRATAAGSGLSGQEKQKATSTTLNHPEAVAVDGHGDLYVADTFDNRVVEVTPDGRMTSFAGSGKAGYAGDGGAARKAKLNSPTGVAVDQHGNVYIADASNSVIREVDARTGVIRTVAGDYAKDQGKNDGRGGYSGDGGPATRAQLNTPQGVAVDSAGDVFIADTLNNAVREVTPKGTITTVVNTAAPTAGGERSGQAPSASHLNTPYALTVDLSTGVLYVADTANNAIAEILGVSG, encoded by the coding sequence GTGCCGCGTGGCCTGGCTGCGGGTGCCGTCGTCGTCGGGCTCGCGGTGGCCGGCGTGTCGTCGATCGACGCGTCCGCGAAGGACGCCGCGCCTTCGGTGACGGCTCCTCAGAGTTTTGACCTGACGGGCGCATCGTACTGCTCCTCGGGAACGGGTCTCGCGGCCCTCGGGCTCGACGCCAACCTGATCTCGAATCCGGGCGCGGAGTACGCCACGACCCGGGGTGCGCTGCCGGGCGGCGCGGGCACGACCGCGGGCAGCACGGTCCCCGATCCCGACGGTGTGCTGCTGCCGGACTGCTGGGCCGTCACCTCTTCGATCGCCGGCACCGACCCGGCGAACGAGATCGCGAGCGCGGCCGCCGCTTCGTACCCCGGCAAGACCGGCTCGCAGGACTTCTACGGCGGCAAGAGCGCCAACGACAAGGCCGTCGCCGGCACCGTCACCACCGCGTCGCAGACGATCGACCTCGGTTCGCTCGGCGACGTCGCCGGCAAGCACGTCGCGCTCAGCGCGAGCCTGGGCGGCTATGCCGACCAGGACGACGCCACCACTCTCAGCGCGGCGTGGGAGGACGCCGACGGCAATGCCGTCACCGGCGGTGACAGCCAGGATGTCGTCACCTCGGTGGGCCCGGTGAAGGCCGTCGATCGCGGCGACTTCTCCAGCATGATCCCGCGCAGCGGCTACGGCACCGTCCCCGCCGGCGCGGCCAAGGTGGTCGTCACCCTGACCTTCACCATGGGCGGCGCCGGCAACAACGACGCCAACGCCGACAACCTCAGTCTCGTCATCGGCGACAGCGCGGTCGCGCCGGCCGCCCAGAACGTCGACGAGACCGGCACGTGCCCCGATCCCGCTCCGCTCAGCGCGGGCAAGAACCTGCTCTCCAACCCGGGCGCGGAGGACTTCGCGTCCGTCGCCTACCCGTACGGCAGCGGCGGCGGCGTCACCGACGCCGGGAAGGCGTCCGCCACGGTCACCGTGCCGGACTGCTGGGTCAGTCACGGCGATCTGCCCTCTCCGGACGCCATCGTTGAGTCGCAGGCGCAGAAGGGCCCCTACCCGGGCCTGAAGGGCTCCCGGCTCTTCTTCGGCGGCACCAATTCGAGCGCGACGTCCGCCGGCAACCCCGGCTTCGTACCGGCCCGGGGTTTCACCAACCAGGTCCAGGGCGTCACGACCACGGCTGCCCAGACCGTCGACGTCAGCGCCCTGAACGCCGGTGGTGGCCACACGTTCGAGCTCTCCGGCCAGCTCGGCGGCTACTCCACGCAGGGCGACTTCACCCAGGTCGACGCGGCCTTCGAGAACGCCGGCGGCACCGTCCTCGGGACCTCGCGCATCGGGCCGATCACCGAGGCAGAGCGCGTCGCGGCGGCCGACTACCTGGCTGCGGAGGGTGGCACTCCGGCGGACAGCGGCATGCTGCCCACCCAGGCCCTCGGCACTCTGCCGGACGGCACGGCCAAGGTCGTCATCACGCTCTCCGCGACGGCGATCTCCACCGGTGGCGACAGCAACGGCGTCGCCGACGACCTGGGCTTCGTCGTCGACCCCACCGCGTCGTCCGCCCATGGACAGAGCTACGACCTCACCACCGGCACCCATGGCACCAGCCCGAACTGCCCCGACCCGGTGGCCCCCGCCCTGGACCGCAACCTGGTCTCCAATCCGGGTGCGGAGGAGTACGCCTCCGACATCTGGTTCGGCGCGCCCGGTGATGCCGCGGCCAGTGTGCCGGACTGCTGGGTCAGCGCCTCCGGTCTGCCGGCTCCGCGAGCCGTCGCCGAGTCGTACGCCCAGACGCCGGCGAGCTACCCGCCCGTGCGGACGAGCAGCCGCGTCTTCTGGGGCGGCCACGATCCCGACAACGCGGTCGCCGGCGTCGCGACCACGGAGACCCAGCCGATCGACCTCGGTGCGCTCGGTGACGTCGCCGGCACCTCCTTCAAGCTGTCCGGCCTGCTCGGCGGCTACGCCACGCAGAACGACAACGCCGTCGTGACCGCCACGTTCCAGGACACCCACGGCAAGACCCTGACGAGCGCGAGCATCGGCCCCGTCAGCGCCAACCAGCGGGGCAGCGTCTCCGGCCTCGCCCCGCAGGCCTGGTACGGCACCGTCCCCGCGGGGGCGGCCAAGGCGGTCCTGAGGATCACGCTCACCGCTGTGAACAGCGGCGCGGACAACAACGGCGAGGCGGACGACATCAGCCTCGTCATCGGCGACAGCACCAAGCCGACCGGCCCGATCCTTCAGACCGTGCCGTACGACGCCTCCGCGGGCGGCGAGGTCCGCATCGACCCGACCACGGGCCTGCCGCTGCCGCCCGCGGGCGGCCTGTACCGCCCGGCCGGGGTCTCGGCGAGCAAGGGCGTCGTCTACGCCTCCAACTCCGGTGACAACGTTCTCGCGGCGCTGGCCGACGGACAGAGCACGGTCATCGCCGGGTCGCTCACGGCATCGGGCGAGCAGGGCGACGGCGGTGCCGCCACCGACGCGACGCTCTACCAGCCGGCCGGCACCGCCGTGGACGCCAAGGGCGACATCTTCATCGCCGACAGCGGCGACAACGTCGTGCGGGAGATCACCCCCCAGGGAGTCATCCGCCGCGTCGCGGGCACCGGCCGCGCGACGGCCGCCGGTTCGGGTCTGTCCGGGCAGGAGAAGCAGAAGGCCACCAGCACGACGCTCAACCATCCCGAGGCGGTCGCCGTGGACGGGCACGGTGACCTCTACGTCGCCGACACCTTCGACAACCGCGTCGTGGAGGTCACGCCGGACGGCAGGATGACCTCCTTCGCCGGCAGCGGCAAGGCCGGATACGCCGGTGACGGCGGCGCGGCCCGCAAGGCGAAGCTGAACTCCCCGACCGGGGTGGCCGTCGACCAGCACGGCAACGTCTACATCGCCGACGCCTCCAACAGCGTCATCCGCGAGGTCGACGCACGGACCGGCGTCATCAGGACCGTGGCCGGCGACTACGCCAAGGACCAGGGCAAGAACGACGGCCGGGGCGGGTACTCCGGCGACGGCGGCCCCGCCACACGGGCCCAGCTCAACACCCCGCAGGGCGTGGCCGTCGACAGCGCGGGCGACGTCTTCATCGCCGACACCCTCAACAACGCGGTCCGCGAGGTCACCCCGAAGGGCACGATCACCACCGTGGTCAACACCGCGGCGCCCACCGCGGGCGGCGAGAGAAGCGGTCAGGCTCCATCGGCCTCGCACCTCAACACCCCGTACGCCCTCACGGTCGACCTCTCGACCGGTGTGCTGTACGTCGCCGATACCGCCAACAACGCCATCGCCGAGATCCTCGGCGTCTCCGGCTGA
- a CDS encoding DUF4232 domain-containing protein, translating to MFSMRTPRARLLGAATSLVLGALSLTACTGATGVRDEGAMTGAAAATSPSPAAPAAPATKASGAGGASAPATVPPAAPATAPGASRPAADALATKAPSSAGDPVTCEGSNTKVVAAPLNRPVNHMLLTVTNTGSRTCYLYGYPALRFGDAQAVPPVVEDSHPQAVVTLNPGESGYASVGLSAADGSGSNGHTEKALTVYFHGRSGHESVGAGAHPPLPAKGTYIDDSLDTTYWQQSMDDALTW from the coding sequence ATGTTCAGCATGCGAACCCCCCGCGCCCGTCTCCTCGGTGCCGCCACGAGCCTCGTCCTCGGCGCGCTGTCCCTGACGGCCTGCACCGGCGCGACAGGGGTCCGCGACGAGGGAGCCATGACGGGCGCCGCCGCGGCCACGTCTCCTTCCCCCGCCGCCCCGGCCGCCCCCGCGACCAAAGCGTCAGGAGCCGGCGGAGCCTCGGCCCCCGCCACCGTGCCGCCCGCCGCACCGGCCACCGCGCCCGGCGCCTCACGGCCGGCAGCGGACGCGCTCGCCACCAAGGCGCCTTCCTCAGCGGGCGACCCGGTCACCTGCGAGGGCTCCAACACCAAAGTCGTCGCCGCGCCACTGAACCGCCCGGTGAACCACATGCTGCTCACGGTCACCAACACCGGCAGCAGGACGTGCTACCTCTACGGCTACCCGGCGCTGCGCTTCGGCGACGCCCAGGCCGTACCGCCGGTCGTCGAGGACTCGCACCCGCAGGCCGTCGTCACGCTCAACCCGGGTGAGTCCGGTTACGCCTCCGTCGGTCTGTCCGCCGCCGACGGCAGCGGCTCGAACGGTCACACGGAGAAGGCTCTGACCGTCTACTTCCACGGCCGGTCCGGCCACGAGAGCGTCGGCGCGGGCGCTCACCCGCCGCTGCCCGCGAAGGGCACCTACATCGACGACTCGCTCGACACCACCTACTGGCAGCAGTCGATGGACGACGCCCTGACCTGGTGA
- a CDS encoding phospholipase C — MPDNSTPLSSHRPSRRSFIAGAATIAAAAGMSGVLPAQLARAAKADRRGFDLSQIKHVVYVMQENRSFDHYFGTFPGARGFADKTAIKLPNGNSVFRQPDPANPDGYLEPFHMDTVTTGAAAVPSLSHDWRDQHAAWNNGAMDGWLTTHLASDGDGKGSYTMGYLKKADIPFHWALAENFTLLDNYHCSVLGPTYPNRAVWMSGTNDPQGSQGGPILETVQPNTLTWKSAAEVLFDAGYTVKTYTSSGSYNYFSWWANFKEPGLVPPELYNRIMLNATLFGDGTPGGTGDPNSPTLAGTPYLGFEEDCANGTLADVTWLFPDGPHPSDEHPPNTPAAGAYFLASKLDALAANEELWNSTVFVINYDENDGFFDHVAPPVPNRKRFPEEYVSLASPKGTPGGGLPVGAGFRVPCLVVSPWTVGGRIFSEVSDHTSPLRLIEAITAADGLSGKGAVTFDSITRWRRQTFGDFTGVFKSHAQPAPASREFDEETRLANLNAQAAAATQPMPQVPGATQHMPGQER; from the coding sequence ATGCCTGACAACAGCACCCCTTTGAGCAGCCACCGCCCCTCCCGGCGCAGCTTCATCGCCGGGGCGGCCACGATCGCCGCCGCCGCCGGCATGTCCGGTGTCCTGCCCGCGCAGTTGGCCCGCGCGGCCAAGGCCGACCGGCGCGGATTCGACCTCTCCCAGATCAAGCACGTCGTGTACGTCATGCAGGAGAACCGGTCCTTCGACCACTACTTCGGCACCTTCCCGGGAGCGCGCGGCTTCGCCGACAAGACCGCGATCAAGCTGCCGAACGGCAACTCGGTCTTCCGGCAGCCGGACCCGGCCAACCCGGACGGCTACCTGGAGCCCTTCCACATGGACACCGTCACCACCGGTGCCGCCGCCGTACCGTCGCTGTCGCACGACTGGCGCGACCAGCACGCCGCCTGGAACAACGGCGCGATGGACGGGTGGCTGACGACCCATCTCGCCTCCGACGGCGACGGCAAGGGCTCGTACACGATGGGCTATCTGAAGAAGGCGGACATCCCCTTCCACTGGGCCCTCGCGGAGAACTTCACACTGCTCGACAACTACCACTGCTCGGTGCTGGGCCCCACCTACCCGAACCGGGCGGTGTGGATGTCGGGCACCAACGACCCGCAGGGCAGCCAGGGCGGCCCGATCCTTGAGACGGTGCAGCCCAACACACTGACCTGGAAGTCGGCCGCCGAGGTGCTCTTCGACGCGGGCTACACGGTGAAGACCTACACCAGCTCGGGCAGTTACAACTACTTCAGCTGGTGGGCCAACTTCAAGGAGCCGGGACTCGTCCCGCCGGAGCTCTACAACCGGATCATGCTCAACGCCACGCTCTTCGGCGACGGCACACCGGGCGGGACGGGCGACCCGAACAGTCCGACCCTGGCCGGCACTCCCTACCTCGGGTTCGAGGAGGACTGCGCGAACGGCACCCTGGCCGACGTGACCTGGCTCTTCCCGGACGGCCCCCACCCCTCGGACGAGCACCCGCCGAACACCCCGGCCGCCGGCGCGTACTTCCTCGCCTCCAAGCTCGATGCCCTCGCCGCGAACGAGGAGCTGTGGAACTCGACGGTCTTCGTCATCAACTATGACGAGAACGACGGCTTCTTCGACCACGTCGCGCCGCCCGTCCCGAACCGGAAGCGCTTCCCGGAGGAGTACGTCAGCCTCGCCTCGCCGAAGGGCACGCCCGGCGGTGGCCTCCCGGTCGGCGCCGGCTTCCGGGTGCCGTGCCTCGTGGTGTCGCCGTGGACCGTCGGAGGCCGCATATTCTCCGAGGTCTCCGACCACACCTCACCGCTGCGTCTCATCGAGGCGATCACGGCCGCCGACGGCCTCTCGGGGAAGGGCGCGGTGACCTTCGACTCCATCACGCGCTGGCGCCGTCAGACCTTCGGTGACTTCACCGGCGTCTTCAAGAGCCACGCCCAGCCGGCCCCGGCCAGCCGGGAGTTCGACGAGGAGACGCGGCTCGCCAACCTCAACGCCCAGGCCGCGGCCGCCACCCAGCCCATGCCGCAGGTACCGGGGGCCACCCAGCACATGCCGGGCCAGGAGCGCTGA
- a CDS encoding DUF2207 family protein: MTLTEQLWWGGAALIVLWLVAFGCALVATRNGVVAPGPATQEFGDDPEPPAVVSLLGNHWRGVEHAAAATLLDLAARGLVELRQPGDDPARSTVHLTEAGRAAPGLTPYEQRVLDRVSARAGNNGAPIGAIAFREDKRAASWNTALRREIIAEARLRGLSRHRFAPLLGSALLIGAFVPGALFAVAVVMGEHAVRAALSVGVAPGAALAFLLGKAQGERATPKGLERAGHWAGLRAWLTAHEDFARLPPASVTVWDRYLAYGTALGVTTLTGRLLGFDSGERRRVWSSYGGAWRPVRIRYPRLRPGFGASAPRLLQWAAAAGVVAAGLCAFALLRQPDWAVAVDAHGGGSLRRPGLVLSAGWVGSALLGLVVAGKCRRWTVLVAFLAMMPGNFVSGRHGWFSDAAAHEGPLPGELAAVAVFGALALYFLALACLERREPDTVTGEVLRMESRKGKEAARFLALDEGNTDLTTAWALPAASQGIATGAQVRLRVSRGTRTIRSAELVRVAMPEGDRAPAPKQDAS, encoded by the coding sequence GTGACGCTCACCGAACAGCTCTGGTGGGGCGGCGCCGCCCTGATCGTGCTCTGGCTCGTCGCCTTCGGGTGCGCGCTGGTCGCCACCCGCAATGGCGTGGTCGCGCCGGGGCCCGCGACCCAGGAGTTCGGGGACGACCCCGAACCGCCGGCCGTGGTCAGCCTGCTCGGCAATCACTGGCGGGGCGTGGAGCACGCCGCCGCGGCGACCCTGCTGGATCTCGCGGCCCGTGGCCTCGTCGAGCTGCGACAGCCGGGCGACGACCCGGCCCGCAGCACCGTTCACCTCACCGAGGCCGGCCGGGCGGCGCCCGGACTGACGCCGTACGAGCAGCGGGTCCTGGACCGCGTCAGCGCCCGCGCGGGGAACAATGGCGCTCCCATCGGGGCGATCGCCTTCCGTGAGGACAAGCGCGCCGCCTCCTGGAACACGGCGCTGCGCCGGGAGATCATCGCCGAGGCCCGCCTGCGCGGCCTGTCCCGGCACCGGTTCGCACCGTTGCTCGGCAGTGCTCTGCTGATCGGTGCCTTCGTGCCCGGCGCGCTGTTCGCCGTGGCCGTGGTCATGGGGGAGCACGCCGTGCGTGCCGCTCTCTCCGTGGGGGTGGCCCCGGGGGCCGCGCTGGCCTTCCTGCTCGGCAAGGCGCAGGGCGAGCGGGCGACCCCGAAGGGCCTGGAACGCGCCGGACATTGGGCCGGACTGCGGGCCTGGCTCACGGCGCACGAGGACTTCGCCCGGCTGCCGCCCGCATCCGTGACGGTCTGGGACCGCTATCTCGCGTACGGGACCGCGCTCGGCGTCACCACCCTGACCGGCCGGCTCCTCGGCTTCGACTCCGGCGAGAGGCGACGCGTCTGGTCCTCGTACGGAGGGGCCTGGCGCCCGGTGCGGATCCGCTACCCGCGGCTGCGCCCCGGCTTCGGCGCCTCGGCGCCCCGGCTGCTGCAGTGGGCGGCCGCGGCGGGCGTGGTCGCGGCGGGGCTCTGCGCCTTCGCGCTGTTGCGGCAGCCCGACTGGGCGGTCGCGGTCGACGCGCACGGCGGCGGCTCGCTGCGCCGGCCGGGACTGGTGCTGAGTGCCGGTTGGGTGGGCAGCGCGCTGCTGGGCCTCGTGGTGGCCGGCAAGTGCCGCCGCTGGACGGTGTTGGTGGCGTTCCTGGCGATGATGCCCGGTAACTTCGTGAGCGGCCGTCACGGCTGGTTCAGCGATGCGGCGGCCCATGAGGGGCCACTGCCCGGCGAGTTGGCGGCGGTCGCGGTCTTCGGCGCGCTGGCGCTGTACTTCCTCGCACTCGCCTGCCTGGAGCGGCGGGAGCCCGACACGGTCACCGGCGAGGTGCTGCGGATGGAGTCGCGCAAGGGGAAGGAGGCGGCCCGGTTCCTGGCTCTGGACGAGGGGAACACGGACCTGACCACCGCCTGGGCCCTGCCCGCGGCCTCGCAGGGCATCGCTACCGGCGCCCAGGTGCGGCTGAGGGTCTCGCGGGGCACCCGGACCATCCGCTCCGCGGAGCTGGTGAGGGTCGCGATGCCGGAAGGCGACCGAGCGCCTGCCCCCAAGCAGGACGCCTCTTAG
- a CDS encoding LemA family protein has product MGVIVGVVVAVLVVAGCWWVIRTYNRLVRLRNQTQASWAQIDVQLKRRHELIPNLVEGARGYAAHERGTFEAVTAARGAAVSGGLGVTDRAAAEDVLTATLGKLFALGESYPDLKADQHFSTVQAELRSAEDKIAYARQFYNSAVQSYHTALEGFPGNVVSGLGGAHGRREYFEAAGVAQDAVQVRFA; this is encoded by the coding sequence GTGGGTGTCATCGTTGGTGTGGTTGTCGCGGTACTTGTGGTCGCGGGCTGCTGGTGGGTGATCCGGACCTACAACCGCCTGGTCCGGCTGCGGAATCAGACGCAGGCTTCGTGGGCGCAGATCGATGTGCAGTTGAAGCGGCGGCATGAGCTGATACCGAATCTCGTCGAAGGGGCGCGCGGTTACGCCGCCCACGAGCGCGGCACCTTCGAAGCGGTCACCGCCGCCCGCGGAGCGGCCGTGAGCGGCGGGCTCGGTGTCACGGACCGGGCGGCCGCCGAGGACGTGCTCACCGCGACGCTGGGGAAGCTGTTCGCACTCGGGGAGAGCTATCCGGACCTCAAGGCTGATCAGCACTTCAGCACAGTGCAGGCCGAGTTGAGGTCGGCGGAGGACAAGATCGCCTACGCGCGGCAGTTCTACAACAGCGCCGTGCAGAGCTACCACACGGCCCTGGAGGGCTTCCCGGGCAACGTCGTGTCGGGGCTGGGCGGCGCGCATGGGCGCCGGGAGTACTTCGAGGCCGCCGGTGTGGCGCAGGACGCCGTGCAGGTGAGATTCGCGTGA
- a CDS encoding CHAT domain-containing protein — translation MPPTPFDSEIERNRRLAAQGSVNAMSDLATGLRDRHRYTDDPADLLEGIDQLRAAIGYVPDHPIRHSLRATLSGLLLDHFQYFGDVSALHEAIAGCDEVIPLLDGHNGQVAATLRGEALILLAEHTRDPVHVTEAVESASQLPRVPAVLFVLGRALSLRYGLTGDRTALDEAARVLEESVRASSADDPSRLLRLNQLGDVLQRSAEHTGDESVRQSAIRYLRAAVDGAPSTSGSVLGFKVDLAAALRDRGRHTGDLAAAREGVSLLHEVLAATPPDTRSWGNRCENYLIAVQGLVERTGDIELLDQALEMGRAARGRGSNDATIPLLLGLLHHDRFVRTRLGSDLARAVTALSEVVEAVPYGEDDHVSALGNLGRVWFSAYRITGDPEALRRSVTALGSTVRASAPDSPKRGAAEINYGDALYAQYETNQDPGVLTAAGHAFRAAALHEGLQPIVRIKAARSWAGTEASAGQWRRARDAYAYAVGLLPRAAPRRLARLDQQRALEELDGLAADAAAGAIMANDPETAVRLLELGRGVLGGQVLQSRSDLSRLSAVAPELAEQLAYTLERLTPSGYLLGAAADERHDLDIRLERLLDEARGLPGFADFFAPPTPADLTASAAGGPVVLINVSGFRSDALIVEPSGITVVELAGVTPDSVAGLADAFSAALHAATRPGTGETEAQATVMEVLGWLWDFVTGPVLERLGYTTAPSGVWPRVWWSPVGQLALLPLHAAGRPPEGPTVLDRVVSAYTPTLRALRHARGRYARAREDLVIVAIGDAPGAKTLRGTEREAGGIAALTPATRLVGRQATVDAVRTALASHASVHFACHAASDPDDPSAGHLQLYDGPLSVLDVSALDLSGVRLAVLSACETSLGTRRIPDEGLHLLSAFQLAGYPQVVGTLWQVNDHVARLVAVDLHQWIAAGEDVATALHHAVRRCRERFPSTPTLWAAHLYSGQ, via the coding sequence GTGCCCCCGACACCCTTCGACAGCGAGATCGAGCGGAACCGGCGGCTGGCCGCGCAGGGCTCGGTCAACGCCATGAGCGACCTGGCGACAGGGCTGCGCGACCGCCACCGGTACACGGATGATCCGGCGGACCTGCTGGAGGGCATCGACCAACTGCGCGCCGCCATCGGGTACGTACCCGATCACCCGATCAGGCACTCGTTGCGGGCCACCCTCAGTGGCCTGCTGCTCGACCACTTCCAGTACTTCGGCGACGTGTCGGCGCTGCACGAGGCGATCGCCGGATGCGACGAGGTCATTCCGCTGCTGGACGGGCACAACGGGCAGGTGGCCGCCACGCTGCGCGGGGAGGCGCTGATCCTGCTGGCCGAACACACCCGCGACCCGGTGCACGTCACCGAGGCGGTCGAGTCGGCGTCACAGCTCCCGCGGGTGCCGGCCGTGCTGTTCGTGCTGGGCCGGGCCCTGTCCCTGCGTTACGGGCTGACCGGTGACCGCACCGCACTGGACGAGGCAGCCCGCGTCCTTGAGGAGAGCGTTCGGGCGTCGTCCGCCGACGATCCGAGCCGTCTGCTGCGGCTCAACCAGTTGGGCGACGTGTTGCAGCGCTCCGCGGAACACACAGGTGACGAGTCGGTGCGGCAGAGCGCCATCCGGTATCTGCGAGCCGCGGTGGACGGCGCCCCGAGCACGTCGGGCTCGGTGCTGGGCTTCAAGGTCGACCTCGCGGCGGCGCTGCGGGACCGCGGCCGGCACACCGGTGACCTGGCGGCGGCGCGGGAAGGGGTGAGCCTGCTGCATGAGGTGCTCGCGGCCACCCCGCCCGACACCCGCTCGTGGGGCAACCGGTGTGAGAACTACCTGATCGCCGTGCAGGGACTGGTCGAGCGGACCGGCGACATCGAACTGCTGGACCAGGCACTGGAGATGGGCCGGGCCGCCCGTGGCCGGGGCAGCAACGACGCCACGATCCCGCTGCTGCTGGGGCTGCTGCACCACGACCGGTTCGTGCGCACCCGGCTCGGGTCCGACCTGGCGCGGGCAGTCACCGCGCTCAGCGAGGTCGTCGAGGCGGTGCCGTACGGCGAGGACGACCATGTGTCGGCGCTCGGCAACCTCGGCCGGGTCTGGTTCTCCGCGTACCGGATCACCGGTGATCCGGAGGCACTGCGCCGGTCCGTGACGGCACTGGGCAGCACCGTCCGGGCGAGTGCCCCCGACAGTCCGAAGCGCGGCGCGGCCGAGATCAACTACGGTGACGCCCTGTACGCCCAGTACGAGACGAACCAGGACCCCGGCGTCCTCACAGCGGCCGGGCACGCCTTCCGGGCAGCGGCCCTCCATGAGGGATTGCAGCCGATCGTGCGGATCAAGGCCGCACGCTCATGGGCGGGCACCGAAGCGTCGGCTGGGCAGTGGCGCCGGGCGCGGGACGCCTACGCCTACGCGGTCGGCCTGCTGCCTCGTGCGGCGCCGCGACGACTTGCCCGCCTCGACCAGCAGCGGGCGCTGGAAGAACTCGACGGTCTCGCCGCCGACGCAGCCGCCGGCGCGATCATGGCGAACGACCCGGAGACGGCCGTACGGCTGCTGGAACTGGGCCGTGGCGTGCTCGGCGGACAGGTGCTGCAGAGCCGAAGCGACCTGTCCCGGCTGTCCGCCGTCGCACCGGAACTCGCTGAACAACTGGCGTACACCCTCGAACGGCTGACCCCGTCGGGGTATCTCCTGGGAGCGGCGGCGGACGAGCGGCACGACCTGGACATCCGGCTGGAGCGGCTGCTCGACGAGGCCCGCGGGCTGCCCGGGTTCGCGGACTTCTTCGCCCCGCCGACGCCGGCCGACCTGACGGCGTCCGCTGCGGGCGGGCCGGTTGTGCTCATCAACGTGAGCGGGTTCCGCAGCGACGCGCTGATCGTCGAGCCGTCCGGCATCACGGTGGTCGAACTGGCGGGCGTGACACCGGACTCGGTGGCAGGCCTGGCCGACGCGTTCAGCGCCGCGCTGCACGCGGCGACCCGCCCGGGAACAGGCGAGACCGAGGCCCAGGCCACGGTCATGGAGGTACTCGGCTGGTTGTGGGACTTCGTCACCGGGCCGGTCCTGGAACGGCTCGGGTACACCACCGCTCCGTCCGGCGTCTGGCCACGGGTCTGGTGGTCGCCGGTGGGACAGCTCGCGTTGCTCCCCCTCCACGCGGCAGGACGCCCCCCGGAGGGTCCGACGGTCCTCGATCGGGTGGTATCCGCCTACACCCCGACCCTGCGGGCGTTGCGGCACGCCCGGGGCCGGTACGCCCGGGCGCGCGAGGATCTGGTGATCGTGGCCATCGGGGACGCACCCGGCGCGAAGACACTGCGCGGTACAGAACGGGAGGCGGGCGGGATCGCCGCCCTCACGCCGGCCACCCGGCTCGTCGGCCGACAGGCGACGGTCGACGCGGTCCGTACCGCGCTCGCGTCCCACGCGTCGGTGCACTTCGCGTGCCACGCGGCCAGCGATCCCGACGACCCCTCCGCAGGACATCTCCAGCTGTACGACGGACCGTTGTCCGTACTCGACGTCTCCGCCCTGGATCTCTCCGGGGTCCGGCTCGCCGTGCTGTCGGCGTGCGAGACGTCGCTCGGCACGCGCCGGATCCCGGACGAGGGCCTGCACTTGCTGTCGGCCTTCCAGCTCGCCGGCTACCCGCAGGTGGTCGGCACGCTGTGGCAGGTCAACGACCACGTGGCCCGGCTGGTCGCCGTGGACCTGCACCAGTGGATCGCCGCAGGTGAGGACGTTGCGACGGCGCTGCACCATGCCGTGCGCCGCTGCAGGGAGCGTTTCCCGAGCACCCCGACGCTGTGGGCCGCACACCTGTATTCCGGCCAATGA